The nucleotide window GTACAAATTTCACTTAGCCAAAAACATATTGAGTATCTTGCATATGAATGCACATTATATTTACCTACCAAAATTGTTTTTTAGTTCATAATTACcactttcaataaaaaaaattaatttttttgttgtaattttttttaaaaaaatttaaaactaatattAGTAAGTTTCATTAGACTATTAGGCCCTATTAAAAATTTTGATCTGAATCCGTTTCTATTAAATAATTATCTTAGGTGCACTCGAATGCAAGTAACTattttttgtaataaaaaaaacaatacatGAACAAAACTTACGTAGTTCGGCCAAGGAAATCATCTTTCGAGAAAGTGTCATGGTCCATGAGCTTAAGAGTAATGTTGTAGTCAGTCCCTGAACCTGGGTACTCTGCCCTGAATTTCATTTTTTGGTTCCATTCTGGATTATTACCTTGCCCTGTATTACAATATAATGAGCTAGTAAATAAATAACGGCGATTTATAATATTGTCAAATCACATTTATGTAGAAGAATTTAATAGGGTAGAACTTTTAggatttcaatttatttttttttgttttgtttactttattagtatatattttgtctttttataataatttacatGTGATCGATTAGAAATTTctgtaatataattatattataccATCATCaattttgtgtatatatatatatatatatatatatatatatatatatatatatatatatatatatatatatatatatatatatatatatatatatatatatatatatatatatatatatatatatatatatatatatatatatatatatatatatatatatatatatatatatatatatatatatatatatatatatatatatatatatatatatatatatatatatatatatatatataataagaatGAAATTATAAGAATAAGTGAAAAATGGTACAAACCTCTTGCAATATGGGTTTTTCGCTCTTGACCTTTGTATTGAACGACTACATAGGGATCTATTTTACCTGCTTCAAACAGAAATATTAAGGATAATACTCTAATATTGGTGATATTTGATAAAGtatcaaaaatattttgttataattgATTCTTTTTATAGTGATatcacataaaaattaaatgttattttccATTAATCCTTAAATAGCTGTTACTCCAATACTTACTGTCTCGCGCATAGGCATGCATATGGTTAAAAGGTCGAATATTTATATCTAGGCAACCTAACTTATTCTTATATGTTGTAAGTTTTAATATCAATCaaaagtattattttcaattcatccTTAACTGCGAACATCGTCTATAGCCTCACATAAACGATAAATGCAAATTATTTAGTCCATTAtactctaaaataaaaattcaaaaaaagcaTAGAAGAGGAAAAGATAGCACATACTTAAAAAATCAGCATTGGAAAGACCATTAGCTGAAACCACTAATACTTCAAGTATTCCTGTTGCTGTTGTCATCTCTCTAATTAATAGCTAATGGTATTATGATATTATCagaattttttcctttttatttttatttttctgtttgATGAACTTTAAATGTAATTAAGCAAGTTATGGATTTTGATCATGGTTTAAGAACGTATATATAGAAGAGTCCTGAGTCCTGACTCTTGACGGCGGGATAGTTAGCATTCTTCGTCTGGTCTTATTATTGACCAATTCATCAAGAATAGGTCAATTTTGGATCATTTggtcttttatatatatatatatatatatgaaatgtaTATGAAGGTGTATTTGGTAAGTGTggttttaattagtttttcttgttcactttaatttttagtttattagttaatctaaaagtaaaaaaaaacggtaaatattttttttaactagcttgtcaaaatgaaaaaattactatagttagttttttcattgatttttgacttatatattgattaatttttttctaatatataGTTAACAACTAATAATTAGTTTTATCAAACATCtttttaaaatgatttatttAACAAACTTAATTGCGGATAAAAacattctatattttttttggtttgagcTAAAAAATCTACAATTATTTGCCCAACCACTCCAATACACttctaattaataaaaaatgggaggcttgacTTGAATAAAGTCTAGACATCAACTTGCATTTACTCTCCAAAGATTAATAACTgaatagagaaaaaaatataatacaagtaTACGACTAAGGCTAACCATtatcatgttaattatttttttcttttcatcggCCTACCACATAAAAAAATGCTACTGCATAACCGTACATAAAGATCGTCATTTCGAGTCAAGTTCAAAATCAAGTtattgttttttacataattattaactctTTTATTACCGGTTCAAATCGAGATCGATTATAAagtcaaataaatatataaaatatatgaaaaacaGGAATTATAATTGGACCAATTTTAACAGAACAGGCCAAGACGAGGCAGCATCTTACGTAAACGagttaaaatagaaaaagtcTAAACATGACGGTCTGATTCAACATCCATTACAATCAATATTGACTGAAATCGATACAAATTCAACATAAATAAATTGCAACAGCTTTGCTAAATAATTCCTAAATACGCAACCATAATAGAAGAGAAGTTCCTATCTTAGCTGTTTCATAAAACACGTCTCAGGATCCTTAATAAGCAATAAGCTAAGTTCATCCATACGGATGACAAAAGTACTATAGAAGGGTTGATTAACATAAAGTACACGATTTCGAAGAATCAGCACGTGACTAGTTAACATAATCACATATCTAGGTCAAATACGATGCACATTCATATTAGAAAAGAGCATGCAATATAAGCTGTTCTGCAGATCATGGTCCCATCATCCTGCCGTTTATCACACAGGTTAAGCATCTGGTGATCGAGATCTTGAACCAGATGGTGATCTCGAAACCCGCCTTGGAGAATCTCGGAGATGTCCTTCCTCCGCTTCATACTTAGCTTTCCTGCAAGAGTGAGGCAGCACAAGAAACCACCAAGTACAAAATCATCATACCAAATTACGAGCTGGTCATTAGGGAACATCATTAAGACACCAAAAATtgcaaagttttttttattactcaTCATACCCATTTGCAGCCTCATTCCAATCCTCATGATCTCTACGTGGAGATTCTCCGGGTGATCCTGTATGATCAACAGGTCTTCTACCAGGGGAAGGTGAATATTCTTCGCGTCTCCTAGGAGAAGGAGAATAGGATCTGAAAAGTAACTTATTAGCATTCATAATGAACCTCCTTGCTTCTGTAGAAAGTATGGGTCTAATAGCATCAACAAAGTACCTAGAGCGATGACCCCCTCTAGAACTAGAATGATAGCGAGGCGAACGTGAGCGAGAAACTGATCGTGAACGAGAGCGTCCTGACAACAGAACATACATATGACATCAGCTAACTATAATTGTAAAGCACACATATATCAGCCCAGGACCATATACAGAAAGAGACTGCGGAAAATCAAGACACTTGACCCAATTGTATACAATAGGGATATACAATACAGTGTAGCCTATCCAGCAATAAATTGCTCACATCAGTTagagtaaaatgactcattacaTCAAGGATTGATCGGAAACAATGTAGCATTTCACATTATATGTGAAATGCCAAGCAgcaaataaattaaacatacaACATTTCAACAATCCAATGTCATGAAAAGGGTATCACTACAGAAAAAGCTATAGCTTTAAATCTCACAAATAAATATCAAGAGATTTAACCTTGGTTACAATGTAAATGCATAATTAGCATAATTTTAGCCTATTTTCATGACCAAATACTAGTTAAGAATCTCAACAAAGAAAACAGCATAATCAAGAATCCAAAAGACAACGTCAACAAAGTATGATGTTAAGTACACTCACTACAGTATATAATGGATCGATATATGAAATGAAATGCACAGAACCAGTCAGAGTATAATCATATCTTCAGGCCAACTCAACAAATGAGCAGAACAAAATTCACACCATCAACAGCAATAAACAGCCAAAAGCCATCAATGTCACTCAATTATCTAGACAAGAGCAACACCCATCACCCAAGTGTAGCGGCAGAGCATTGTAGTGTACGGTCAACGGATGCTATATCTTCAGTTCAAAGAATGATATTGATCCTCTACCAAAAATCTCACAGCTAAACGTAAAGTAGATATATTCACACATAAAGAAAACACATAAAAAGCCATATTAGCCTAAGAAAAAAAAGCCAAGAGCAACCTAAAGGCAATCATACATAGAAAAAACGAATTGTGGAAGAGATTAAAATCCAACAATATAAAGGTCATCAAAAACAGGCACAAGACAAAACTTACTGTATGCAGGGGATCTTCGTCCTCCATATCTAGGACCACCACTTCTGCACACAACGCAACAAAATAGAACAGTAATCATATAAGAACAATAACACATTCATAAAGCAAAAAACAAGGTTTATATAGGATAGCTACCTTTGCCTGGTCTTCCGACGCATTTCCTCGGGGCGTTTTCTTGATTCTGAAGCAACAACTACACTTATCTCCCGTCCAGCAAAAATTTGCCCATTCATATGATATTGAGCTTCTGAAGCATCATAACCGTCCACAAACTGCACAAAGGCAAAGCCACGAGGTTCCCTGTGTTCCAGTGCATAAATAAACTTGAGCAAAACAGCACATGCAAATTCAAGCAGAGAGAAGACACCCTACAGTGAATGATGCATGACCATAATGTAAATacatatacctctttcttgatcTACCAAAGCTCTTCTTTAACATTAAGCCAAGACCATCTCACACTATGCAATACAGTGTCCACAACTAATGAACTGACCTTTCCATTTGTACTCAAAAAAATTGACTAGCAACTTCAAAAGGATGGGACTGGAAATTCTTCATATACGCGAATAAAAATGAAGTACTGGATTACAAATAGAATTCTTGAACTCTGGGAAAAACTAAATTTCTTGGCATCTTGTCTTCATTTCATCAAGAATCAATCATCTTCATCAAGCTTCTATTAAGTGAATCATCACATACAATCTCTTCATATAAGAAATTTCTTCTCTAAAACATTACTCCTAAATTCTTGGAAGGCAATATGTTAATCAATCATATACAGTAGGTCTTCATCAAAAGTGGGGCTTGGGCTTGTTTAGCTTCAAACCAATTAACCCCCTGACAAACCAGTTCAAAAAAACCTTATTGAGAATCAAAGAGGAATGCCTCaaaaaatttcaagaatattTTATCTACCCACTATCCAAGTAATTTTGGAAggattaatcaaacaaaattaacCTTTAAAAAAATCACTTGCACTCCCTCTGCCtaaatatatacttcatattaTTTTCTAGAAAACCAGAATCTAAGACTACGCTAAATAATTGACAACTATCATCAGTTATGCTACAAGCCTGCAAGATAATGATCCTCTCATTCATAGCAGGGTTTATTAGATTAGAATGACATACCACAAGACAAGTCACAATTTTGAGGTTCTTGAATATCAGAAGTTTGCTAGTACACAGTTATagaaaaaattaacatataatacTCACCCTGTATAATAATCCTTTGGGATATAGACATCACGAACAAGCCCAAATCTTTCAAAAGGAACTCGAAGTTCTTCAGGTCTACAACAGAAAAATAACTACCAGTCATTCTATTGCATTATTGAAGAGAAAAATTCTCTTTTGAGAAAATGAATGACAAGATGGAAATGCAGATTGCagctattaaaaaaacattcaaATAGCTTACCTGCAATCTAAAGGAATGTTGCGAACCAACAAGCTTCCATGATTTACCTCTCTGCGTCTTCCACCACCACCATATCCTCTTCTAGGGGGACTATAGCCTCTCCTAGGAGGGCTATATCCACCTCTTGGTGGACTCCTTCCTCGACTACTATATCCCCTTCTTGGGGGACTGTAATACCCAGGGCTGTACCTCCTCATGATGTTCCCTAATTATATACATGCATCAAATATCATCACAACGTCCATTTGtacaataacaaaaaaaaaaaaaaaaaaaagaaatgcaaCGTATATTGAAGCCTTCATAACCCATCGGCACAAGGAATTCTAAGTAGATAAAAAAATATCGATTCCCCAAATGATTGATAACAAGACCAATAAATATAGGAAAGCCTTATCAACTTTCAGCTTTAGTTTTTTCTCTACTCGTGTATCTTGTTATCAATTTGTAAACCAGAACCACATATctaaaaagtagaaaaaaataACAAGATACAAAAAACAATGGAAAAGTTCATCGATATTAAGACAAACAACTAAAGGGGTTAACAGATTGAAGTTCGCAGTTCAATACTTATGTCTTGTTAGTTGTTAGTCAATTAACTCTTGTTATTCCAAAGTCCCTTCGAATAAGACAGTCAAACAatcaaaattcaatttaaaaaattttagtagAAAGCATAACATCATTAACAGCAAGTTTATACACTAAATCGCAATCAACAAGCCCTTCTTCAATAACTAGCAATAACAGAATATCTTGAACCGCCACACCAGTTCTTTTGTAAAGAAAACACAATTTTAACAATTCTCCTATCTCCTATCTCCTTACCAATTTGCGAATCCATATAAATCATTAACTTTGTTTTTCCTAAGAAAAAATAACTAATATTCAACCCTAAATTCACATAGAAACGCGCTTAGAATCACAAGATTGATCTCTTAATCAACAGCCATAACAAATACGCTTCAACTACAACGAAATCTAGATAAAAGAAACAGTATACTAAACCAGAAACATGAATAAAGATCGTAAA belongs to Amaranthus tricolor cultivar Red isolate AtriRed21 chromosome 17, ASM2621246v1, whole genome shotgun sequence and includes:
- the LOC130803598 gene encoding 16 kDa phloem protein 1 isoform X2, which translates into the protein MTTATGILEVLVVSANGLSNADFLSKIDPYVVVQYKGQERKTHIARGQGNNPEWNQKMKFRAEYPGSGTDYNITLKLMDHDTFSKDDFLGRTTIHVGDLLAMGVEKGSYDLHPSKFRVIGHDKKYSGDIKVGVKFTKTSNNLDEEEHFGGWKEVAMVLE
- the LOC130803598 gene encoding 16 kDa phloem protein 1 isoform X1, with protein sequence MTTATGILEVLVVSANGLSNADFLTGKIDPYVVVQYKGQERKTHIARGQGNNPEWNQKMKFRAEYPGSGTDYNITLKLMDHDTFSKDDFLGRTTIHVGDLLAMGVEKGSYDLHPSKFRVIGHDKKYSGDIKVGVKFTKTSNNLDEEEHFGGWKEVAMVLE
- the LOC130803599 gene encoding serine/arginine-rich SC35-like splicing factor SCL30, with protein sequence MRRYSPGYYSPPRRGYSSRGRSPPRGGYSPPRRGYSPPRRGYGGGGRRREVNHGSLLVRNIPLDCRPEELRVPFERFGLVRDVYIPKDYYTGEPRGFAFVQFVDGYDASEAQYHMNGQIFAGREISVVVASESRKRPEEMRRKTRQRSGGPRYGGRRSPAYRRSRSRSVSRSRSPRYHSSSRGGHRSRSYSPSPRRREEYSPSPGRRPVDHTGSPGESPRRDHEDWNEAANGKAKYEAEEGHLRDSPRRVSRSPSGSRSRSPDA